In Pristiophorus japonicus isolate sPriJap1 unplaced genomic scaffold, sPriJap1.hap1 HAP1_SCAFFOLD_510, whole genome shotgun sequence, a genomic segment contains:
- the LOC139253746 gene encoding histone H1-like, which translates to MTDTAAAETAPPAAAAQTKAPSKKKAAAPRSKPAGPTLGEQILKVVADDSDRKGMSLTAIKKALAAKGVDVKKRGSQIRFSIKRNVTNGFLVQTKGTGASGSFKVAKKENQGKVGRKVKKPAAKKSPARKPAAKKSPAKKPAAKKSPAKKPAAKKSPAKKPAAKKALTVKKTPKAAAGKKLVTKKASGAKVKAAKKVEKPRAKAKSAKPKKAAPKK; encoded by the coding sequence atgactgacactgcagccgccgaaacggctcctcctgccgccgctgctcaaaccaaggctcccagtaAGAAGAAGGcggcggctccccgctccaagccagccggtcccacgttgggcgaacagatcctcaaggttgtggccgatgacagcgatcgcaaggggatgtccctgaccgcgataaagaaggctctggcggccaaaggcgtggatgtgaagaagcgcgggtcccagatcaggttcagtatcaagaggaatgtgacaaatggcttcctggtgcagaccaagggcacgggcgcctcgggctccttcaaagtcgctaagaaggaaaaccaggggaaagtgggaaggaaggtgaagaaaccagcagccaagaaatctcctgccaggaaaccagcagccaagaaatctccggccaagaaaccagcagccaagaaatctccggccaagaaaccagcagccaagaaatctccggccaagaaaccagcagccaagaaggcGCTAACAGTAAAAAAGACACCGAAAGCGGCGGCTGGGAAGAAGTTGGTGACGAAGAAGGCCTCAGGCGCAAAGGTAaaggcggccaaaaaggtggaaaaaccgagggccaaggccaaatcagcaaaacccaagaaagcagcgcccaaaaagtaa
- the LOC139253743 gene encoding histone H4 has product MSGRGKGGKGLGKGGAKRHRKVLRDNIQGITKPAIRRLARRGGVKRISGLIYEETRGVLKVFLENVIRDAVTYTEHAKRKTVTAMDVVYALKRQGRTLYGFGG; this is encoded by the coding sequence atgtctggTCGAGGTAAAGGTGgtaaaggactgggtaaaggcggagcaaagcggcaccgtaaagtgctccgtgataacatccagggcatcaccaaaccagctatccgccgcctggctcgccgtggcggtgtcaagcggatctcaggcctgatctacgaggagacccgtggggtgctgaaggttttcctggagaatgtgatcagggatgcggtcacctacactgagcacgccaagcgcaagacggtcactgccatggatgtggtgtacgctctgaagcggcagggccgcactctctatggattcggcggctga